A stretch of the Medicago truncatula cultivar Jemalong A17 chromosome 5, MtrunA17r5.0-ANR, whole genome shotgun sequence genome encodes the following:
- the LOC11427094 gene encoding 21 kDa protein, protein MREDHMIQSYIDTYITILLVNMAARAGVYLLVFMSLVTAESSITPSEFIRSSCRATRYPVLCVQCLMGYASVIGQSERQLTITALSVSISRTRSSASFVKKISKARGIKPREYRAVQDCIENMGDSLDSLSQSVRELGSIGHAVGEDFVWHMTNVQTWVSAALTDDNTCLDGFAGPSMNGIVKAAIKDRVVNVAQVTSNTLALVNRFASSHRTAETP, encoded by the coding sequence ATGCGAGAGGACCATATGATACAGTCATATATAGATACATATATCACTATATTGCTAGTAAACATGGCGGCTAGAGCCGGGGTTTATTTGCTGGTCTTCATGAGTCTTGTCACTGCAGAATCCTCTATAACCCCGTCAGAGTTCATCAGGTCCTCATGCAGAGCTACTCGCTATCCTGTTTTATGTGTTCAATGTCTCATGGGGTATGCGAGTGTGATTGGCCAAAGCGAGCGACAACTAACGATAACTGCTCTATCAGTGAGCATATCTAGGACACGATCGAGTGCATCGTTTGTAAAGAAGATATCAAAAGCAAGAGGCATCAAGCCAAGGGAGTACAGAGCCGTACAAGACTGCATAGAAAACATGGGTGACAGTTTGGACAGTCTTAGCCAATCGGTTAGGGAGTTAGGCAGTATTGGTCATGCTGTTGGAGAGGACTTTGTGTGGCACATGACCAACGTGCAGACTTGGGTCAGTGCTGCACTTACTGATGATAACACTTGTCTTGATGGCTTTGCTGGTCCTTCCATGAATGGAATTGTTAAGGCTGCCATCAAGGACAGGGTTGTCAATGTTGCTCAAGTTACCAGCAACACACTCGCTTTGGTTAATCGCTTTGCCTCAAGCCATCGAACTGCAGAAACTCCTTAA